The window TCCGGCAGGAATCATAGAAAAACTTGATTTAAGGAAGCCTATTTATAAGACAACCGCATCTTACGGACATTTTGGAAGGAAAGGGGATGAATTTACATGGGAAATATTAGACAAAAAAATAATGGAGGAATTACGTAATGTCTGACAATAACCATATTTATGATTTTGATGTATTCAAGGCTCTTGTAGAGCTTGAGATTAGAAGAATTGCCAGATACGGCAAAGATTCAAAATTTTCTATAGCATTTTTATATGCACCAGACCTTGCAACTAAATTTCAAAAAAATAAAGATAAGTTAAAAGAAACAGATATAGCCTTTATACTCAGAGATAACATTAGAGCAGTAGATGTTATCTCCCCTGTAGAAGAAGACTTTGTATTTTTATTTTTTCCGGAAACCGGAAAAGAAGAGGTAGAACAAGCTATTAAAAGAATAAAAAAAGTAATCGATGAAAATATAATTCATGGAATAGCCAGCTATCCTGAAGATGGGAAAGATAAAGACTTTTTATTTACACATCTTGTTGAAATTATGAATAAAGAGCTTATTCCTGTGATTGAATTAAAATAATTTTCCTATCACAATATCATAAGTGGCATAAAGGAAAATTTCACTGAGGGAGGGATGGAAATATATAAAATCGTGGATTTCCTCTGCAGTCATTTCGTTCCTTATAGCATAAGCCATAACGTGAATTAGCTCTGAAGCTTCTATTCCAACTATTGTTGCACCAATAACATGCTTTGTTTTTTTATCAAAAACAAGTCTGACAAAACCATCTGATTCAAGCTCATCAACTGCCTTTTCATTATAAGTAAATGGATAATATCCGGAAATAGCTTCTATTCCTTTTTCTTTAGCTTGTTGTTCACTTAATCCCACATGTGCTATCTCATAAGCTGTAAAAATAGACCATGGAACAAGGGAATAATCAACTTCTATCTTTTTCTCATCAAACATATTCTTTAAGGCAACCCTAGCTTCATAAGAAGCCACATGGGCCAGCATAGGTGAGTTCACAACATCTCCACAGGCATAAATATTTTCAAAATTTGTCTGTAGATAGGAATTGGTTTTTATAAATCCTCTCTCATCCTTTTCTATTCCAATATTATCTATATCAGATGTATTTGGTTTTCTTCCTACAGAAAGTAAAATCTTGTCAACTTTTAGCTGTGAACCATCCGAAAGGTTGACAACTATTTTATCTCCAGAGACTTTATAGTCTTTTACGGAAGTTTCCAGTTTAAATTCTATTCCAAGTTTTTTGAACTTTCTCTGAAGTAGTCTTGATATATCCGGAGAAATAATATCTGAGGACAAAAGTCTATCTTTAATCTCTACTACTGTAACTTTGCTTCCATATTGGGCAGAGATATATGCTAGCTCACAACCGGCAACACCACCACCAACGATTAAAAGATTTTCAGGAAGTTGTTCCATATTTTCCAGATAATCTTCGGTTGTAATCACGTATTTTCCATCCGGAACTATACCACCGATAGAAACTGGAATGGAACCGGTAGCTACTAGAATATACTTACCTTCTATAGTTTCTGTCTTCCCATCTTCATAGGTTATTTGAACTTGATTTTGACCTACTATTTTACCTGTCCCCTTATAAACAGGAACCTTTTTGGCTTTTAAAAGCTGTGAAAGAGATTTTCTTAAGAAACCTATAGCCTCATCTTTACCTTTTTTCGCCTGTAAAAAGTCAATTGAATTGGATGACAGATTAATTCCATATTTATTGAGTAGAGGAAGTTTTTCTATCTGATGGGCTCCTGCTCGATAGTATTTTGTAGGAATACAGGCTCTGTTAAGACAGTTCCCTCCTATTTTACTCTTCTCAACTATTGCAATATTTAGTTTTTTTCTAAGAGCCGTGAGGGTTGCTTCATAACCCCCAGGCCCCATTCCGATGATTATCAGGTCATACATTTTAAATTACTCATATATTATTTTTGGTGTTATGAATATAAGAAGTTCTTTGTTTTCATAGTTTTTATAGTTATTTTTAAATAACCAACCTAACAGTGGAATTCTCATTAATCCTGGAACTCCTTTTTCTCCAACTTCTTCTGTTTTCTCAAGAATTCCACCAATAACTATAGTCTGTCCATCTTTGGCAACAACTTTACTTGTTACACTTTTAGTTTGGATAGGTGGTTGTCCAGCAACAGATTTAGAGAAGTCAGGGATATCTTGTGTTAGATCTATTGTCATAATTATATTTCCGTCTGCCGTAGTCCTTGGTATAACGTTAAGTTTTAAAACAGCTTCTTTAAATTGAACGTTGGCAACTGCAGCCCCACCTGTAGAACCAAATGTTGTATAAGGCACTTCAAAACCTTGAGCTATTTCTGCTCCTTCTCCGTCTATTGTTATAATCTTAGGTCTTGATAGTATTTTGGTTTTTCCAATTTGTTCAAGTGCTGATAATCTCATATCTATGAAATTGTTAACTGTTCCATATAAAAGACCTACAGCAGCACCTGAACCTCCTGTAACACTCGCACCAGGGAAATCAAACGCATATGAAGTTCCTGACATATAACTTGGTGTAAGACCTGTTCCTCTTGTTGTAAAGTTTCCACTTTGAGCCTGACCTCCCCACTGGATACCAAGGTCTCTTTTAAATGAAGATTGTATTTGAACAATTCTTGCTTCTATAGCAATCTGATAAGGTCTCTTAAGCAGTATATTTGAGAAATTCTTATAAATTTTATCAACTACAGATGGTATATCTGTGATACATATTTTAGGAAGAGAAGTTATTATACTTTTTTCTTTTTCAGCTGCAGTTGAAGTGATAGTTTCTCCAGAAGTTCCACCAACCTGAAGGCTTTTTTCAACTCCTATAGCTTTTGTTGTTTCTTTTGATTTGAAAATTACAGAACCATATTTTGTTAAATAGTTTTCACTTATTGTTGTCAGAAGCTCAGC of the Persephonella sp. genome contains:
- the lpdA gene encoding dihydrolipoyl dehydrogenase, whose protein sequence is MYDLIIIGMGPGGYEATLTALRKKLNIAIVEKSKIGGNCLNRACIPTKYYRAGAHQIEKLPLLNKYGINLSSNSIDFLQAKKGKDEAIGFLRKSLSQLLKAKKVPVYKGTGKIVGQNQVQITYEDGKTETIEGKYILVATGSIPVSIGGIVPDGKYVITTEDYLENMEQLPENLLIVGGGVAGCELAYISAQYGSKVTVVEIKDRLLSSDIISPDISRLLQRKFKKLGIEFKLETSVKDYKVSGDKIVVNLSDGSQLKVDKILLSVGRKPNTSDIDNIGIEKDERGFIKTNSYLQTNFENIYACGDVVNSPMLAHVASYEARVALKNMFDEKKIEVDYSLVPWSIFTAYEIAHVGLSEQQAKEKGIEAISGYYPFTYNEKAVDELESDGFVRLVFDKKTKHVIGATIVGIEASELIHVMAYAIRNEMTAEEIHDFIYFHPSLSEIFLYATYDIVIGKLF
- a CDS encoding pilus assembly protein PilQ, coding for MRIKVVLIAIMAMFFVSMVGVKAQPRVSAEFYGAKLSTVIDVVSQLSNKNIIWDREAAKNSSMPVYLSIRRPVSIETLFRLALKEYGLTYIKENGIYKIKVAEDALITVPPDVVKYLGKDVFESFVSIVKDNASPTAEIKIYKASNAVYIRDSKENVENIKKVVAEFLKPLEKEANKLAKIEEEKEQRMREAALAKAKAESMLVKKELTVAPEEFKAIEDELIEKLSPYGKYSYDPKTHKLTVVEVRNNFGKISKILAKAQKIDIVTKCYYVRALEPAELLTTISENYLTKYGSVIFKSKETTKAIGVEKSLQVGGTSGETITSTAAEKEKSIITSLPKICITDIPSVVDKIYKNFSNILLKRPYQIAIEARIVQIQSSFKRDLGIQWGGQAQSGNFTTRGTGLTPSYMSGTSYAFDFPGASVTGGSGAAVGLLYGTVNNFIDMRLSALEQIGKTKILSRPKIITIDGEGAEIAQGFEVPYTTFGSTGGAAVANVQFKEAVLKLNVIPRTTADGNIIMTIDLTQDIPDFSKSVAGQPPIQTKSVTSKVVAKDGQTIVIGGILEKTEEVGEKGVPGLMRIPLLGWLFKNNYKNYENKELLIFITPKIIYE